One Thermodesulfobacteriota bacterium DNA segment encodes these proteins:
- a CDS encoding Kazal-type serine protease inhibitor, whose protein sequence is MIKNISKGAAVLLIITFAAALSAAGCRDIKKMYKEGSPCGGPEGTVCPDGLWCDLGTGDCGEENMAGVCVDLQKLCDGKFELVCGCDGRVYGNDCMRIDAGVRKAHDGRCGE, encoded by the coding sequence ATGATAAAGAATATATCGAAGGGAGCGGCCGTTCTCCTTATTATTACGTTCGCTGCGGCGCTGTCCGCAGCCGGGTGCAGAGATATCAAGAAGATGTATAAGGAGGGATCTCCGTGCGGAGGGCCCGAGGGGACCGTGTGTCCGGACGGGCTCTGGTGCGACCTTGGCACGGGGGACTGCGGGGAGGAGAATATGGCGGGCGTGTGCGTCGACCTCCAGAAGTTATGCGACGGGAAATTCGAGCTCGTCTGCGGGTGCGACGGCAGGGTCTACGGGAACGACTGTATGAGGATCGACGCCGGGGTCAGGAAGGCGCACGACGGGCGGTGCGGGGAGTAG